From Triticum aestivum cultivar Chinese Spring chromosome 7B, IWGSC CS RefSeq v2.1, whole genome shotgun sequence:
CACGTTAAGTCTGAGTTGACTGAATTCTAAACAGACCCTTTCTCCAAGTTCTAAACTGAATTCTAAACATCCTTCATTAACGGTTATAGCATTTGTGGTCGTTGATTGCAATACAGTCGCACCATTTTTCGTTGCCGTTTGTAGCATAAGACGTGCGCTTGTAGCAACAAACTACGTTGACGTCATTCGACTGAGACTTCGTCGTCCGAATTCTAGACAAATCCTTTCTTCAAATACTAACGTGCGGATTGTTTGTGCATATATGGCAGGTGACGTTCCTCAAGTGCGGCGGCGTGGTGCTGGGCACGGGCATCCACCACGTGACCATGGACGGCATGGGCGCGTTCCACTTCATCCAGACATGGACGGGGCTCGCACGGGGCCTCGCCCTCTCCGACGCGTGCCTGTCGCCGCCGTTCCATGACCGGACGCTCCTCCTCGCGCGCTCACCGCCGCACCCCAAATTCGACCATCCCGTGTACTCGCCGGCGTACCTCAACGGCGCCCCGCGGCCCTTCGTCACCCGAGTCTACTCCGTATCCCCGAAGCTCCTCGCGGACCTCAAGTCCCGGTGCGCGCCCGGCGTGTCCACCTACGGCGCCGTGACGGCGCACCTCTGGCGGTGCATGTGCGTGGCGCGCGGGCTCGCCCCGGGCTCGGACACGCGCCTCCGGGTGCCGGCCAACATCCGGCACCGGCTGCGCCCGCAGCTCCCGCGCCAGTTCTTCGGCAACGCCATCGTGCGCGACCTCGTCACCGTCAAGGTGGGTGACGTCCTGTCGCAGCCGCTGGGGTACGTGGCCGACATGATCCGGAAGGCGGTGGACCATGTCGACGACGCGTACACGCGGTCGGTGATCGACTACCTGGAGGTGGAGTCCGAGAAGGGCAGCCAGGCGGCGCGCGGGCAGCTCATGCCGGAGTCGGACCTTTGGGTGGTGAGCTGGCTGGGGATGCCCATGTACGACGCCGACTTCGGGTGGGGCGCGCCACGGTTCGTGGCGCCGGCACAGATGTTTGGCAGCGGCACAGCGTACGTAACGCAGCACGGCGCCGACAGGGACGACGGCATCGCCGTGCTGTTCGCGCTCGAGCCCGAGTACCTCcagtgcttccaggacgtcttCTACGGGGAGTGACAGGCAACTTTCTACCTCCTTTGGGTGTGTCTGTCAGTGTGTACGAATGGATCGACTATCTAGTGTTTGTTGTTCAGTTTTGGATTTGGTACCTAGTACGTGTCAATGTGACATATGTCGGCCTTGCAACTGTTTAGGGAAAATAAACCATAAAATGGTTGTGTACAAACATATCCTTTTTTGCCTGGATGGCTGCGTGCATGTAATCAGGGCATGGACGATGCAGAAACTCCCTGGGCCTGTTTGGTTCACCAGATGTTGATACTTGATAGAGCACCTTAATTTATCCATGCAGGCCGTTTATCAGGGCTCCCCCGTCAGCATTTTGGTGACATGGTTTGTTTTTCACGCAAATGCACCACTGGTGCTGATATTTGTCACGGATGTTCAATTTGGTGCTTGCAGTTGTAATATACCAAGAACGGAGTCATACATTACGTTCCATGCCGCTGACTTGATACGTTTTTGGTCCAACAGAACTACAAAgcagagagaaaaggatgaactgcATAATTGGGCTAATATGATGGAAGGCTAGACCAGACCATATATAGGttctcccctctttcctttcctttctttctccttttctctcttttgTTTTAGGCCTCTTGTGGCCTTGCACCCTGGTGCACTTCACAAGCTATGTAACCGCAACTTCTCCAGGCTTTGTGCCTGTTTGGAAATATAAGGTTGGCACGAGTGTGCATTATGGTGCATCTGCGTTTGTAGATGTTAAAAATGATGATTGTGTCATCGTATTTCCGCTCGCGTGTACATGTGGCAACCCAATGGGGCGTGGGGTCCGCTTGCAGCGGCGGGATAGGTTGGCTCACACAAGTATGTGTCtctatgaccagtgggtcccacaaaAAATAGTAGTCAGAGAGTAGGAGGAGGTGCCATGGGAGGAGGAGGTGCCGGAGTACGAGGAGGAgacagtgtaagtgcatctagtgccactcctagttggttttggagtattgacgacaaacttggtttagagactaatgtgtttgtgagaattgcaggataacacatgctAAGAATGGACCCATGAGACCTCCTATACAGCGCTTAACGCAATGTTGTGCTAGATGGCGCACAGGCGCGCGCCACATGGGCTGCAGCCCAGTAGGCTCCCTTCATCGCTCGTCCGCCCGCATGCTCGCAGTTTGCAGTGTTCTTTTTCTCGTTAGTCTTTCGTGCAGCTGTTTTGCTGTCTCAGCAAAAAACAATCGGACCCTCACAAAGCAAAATAAAAAATAGATCAGTTTCCCATTAATTTTGAAATTCTAGTTAAGCAAAAAAAATGACCACGGATTAAAATTTGTTTGTGAATTAAAAAATGAATTTGCAAAatttcacaaattaaaaaaaagatTGCCAATTTGAAAACTTTCATATGATGTtagaaaattgaaaaaagttcatgaacttGAGAAATGTTTTTAAATTTCGGAAACAAAGTTCATTAATTTGATAAACAATTCCTGAATTTTGAGAAAAAATTCATGACTTTTGAGAAATGTCCGTggatttgagaaaaagttcacggACTCGAGAAAAAGTTCATGACTTTCAAAAGGAGACTTGAGAAAAATAATAACAAATTTTGAGATGTTTTACAAATTTGAGAAATAAGTTCACTATTCAAAAATCCATTTATTTTAAAaaatttgtgaatttgagaaaacaATTAATAATTGAAAGAATCACATATTTGAGGTTAGAAGTTAGAGAATTAAAAAAAACGATTTTGTAAAAGGTTCACACATTGCAAAAACAAATTCAAGAttgaaaaggttcatgaatttgaaaaaaaaagttcacatattttaaggaaagaaaatgagaaaagaaaTTTGTTGATCAAAATCTAttctagaaaacaaaaaaaatagcttGAAGCTTttagaagcttcccaaaaccggcCGAAAGCTTCCCAAAAACAGCAACTGAACCACTAGTATAACTCCTAAATGGGCTGGCCCATAGAAAATCTATCAATTTGGGGGGTGTGAGATGTGTATGGAAATAGCTATAATGCCTTGTACAGGTGTTTATGGGAGGTGGTTAGAAGAAGAAACCAGTTTTTTTTTAAGTATCAGTTCTTATTTGTATGGGGTAGATGCTTAATTAGACACCTCTTCTATAGAGACAAGCACTGATGCTTGAGTAAAACTCGATTTATTTTACTAAGCACTTCATCTAAACACCGTACATTGTACAAGGCTTAAGTGGCGCGCACCAAATAGAAATCTTGAAATTTGATGGGCCGAAACAAGAAGGAACGATTATATAGTAAGGTCCAGCACGTTTGGGTATTTATTAGCTTGCACTTCTTATCATTCCTTGTAGCATTTCCCATAAAAAAATCATTCTTCAAAGCTAAGATTACAGGTAGGGTGGAAACGGATTGGATATGGATAAGATAACAGTCTTACCATTTTtattttcatattttcaaaacaAATATGTGAATGCGGATGTTAGCGGTACGAATGCAGATAGGATGTTACTCGATACGGCTACATATCAGATGTTTACTCAATTCGAAATGGATACGAATAATCGCAACATATTAGATAAATGAAATAAGGAAATAGTTATATGATACAAAATattcaattttgcaacaaataatAAGTCAATGATagatattttttataaaaaatgcCACCATAATTGATAATAATTACTAAGTTTAACTATACAAAAAGTAAATTTGGACAACTTATTAGGATTTTATGTTAGATAATTGCATATTGAGGTTAGAATTGCTTAAATTAGCTCACGGAATTTTAGTTGTAAAATAAACCTGGAtatctttcattttcatttttatttcCAAATACCGGTGTTTTTTTATGTGTTTAGGAATCTTTCTCaaataagaatatcatatattTTGGATTATCCACTACCACTTTTCACTCCTTATTGGGACGTAACATTTCTAATCCCGAGCTCAAATGCACCTGCAGTGCCCACCGTTTCCTACACTTCGACTCAGAGGTCGGATGTGGAGTGAGAACAACGCCACCAAGGCTGGCAGCAGATAGGTTTGGTGAGATCCCTGATGAAGTGCTGGCAGACCCGACAGTGCAGGCTACGATCGCTGCGGTCAGTGCCATCAAATTGGGACCAGGCGATGGCAAATCTCCAAGCACACCGCCACGCAAACCCAGTCTGGAGGAAGAGGGGTCAAACACCAACAAATCCCAACCTCCTTTGGGACTGAGGCCTGCTACGTCGGGGGAGGGGGTCAACTACAACAACACCCCTCCTCTGATGCCCACTGTAGTCCAGGCCATCACCGGCGGAAAGAACCCAGAAGAACCCAGCATGGAgtatgagggagtcccggactagggggtgtccggatagtcgaactaccatcatcggccggactccaagactatgaagatacaagattgaagacttcgtcccgtgtccggatgggactttccttggcgtggaaggcaagcttggcgatacggatatgtagatctcctaccattgtaaccgactctgtgtaaccctagccctctccggtgtctatataaaccgggggccaatagctcctgtgcgacgttTTTGATGTGAATTTGCTTGAGTGCGACGTTGTTCGAGTGAATGGCTGTGATGCGACACACTTGAGCGTGTAAATAGCTCCAATGCGACATGGCTCTGTTTAACCGTGAAATAAAAAACACGAGGGTTAGCGATTTGAgttatgacacgcgggacccaccagttactCGCATGCGGGTGGGACCCACAACTTATCCACACAAGCATGCCCGTGCTCATCAGCGTGCCCCGACCCGAGCCAGCCTGCCCCCCTTCATTGCTTACCCTGCCCCTTTCCTttcccaccttcttcttcctctgctccggcaACGAAGCGCGCCGCCGGCGAGTGATGTCTAGCTCGACTTCAGCCACCCGCCAATCATGGACGCAGTATGGTCCACTGCCGTTGACAAGATGCCCCGATTGCCCGCGCATGGAGCCTCTCAAGCGTTTGACTTGTGTGAGGGAAGAAAATGGCAACCGTGGGCGCGAGTTTGTGAAATGTTTGAGCAAGCCACAgccggggcaggttagatctgtgTTCTTGACCAGTTATATGGTCTAATTTCtcctgatttctttccttttccctcgaattagggcggtggatctgggtggtggatctaggattcatgcgccgccggccccctgttttcaggttctgaagaaatgtgggcattttgagtggctcgatgaatatgttgaaaggttgaaattggagggatcaaccccaacccaagagctcaattttggggggcggcttgccgtggaacaagcccccaatttggcggacagagccgatccgatgatgcacagtgcagaactgaagtgtgaattgaagaaaatcggcaagcaactaaagcatctgatcgatttgaagcagcaagcaaataagatggcgggagcattttatggttgtgtcattgctatgggtttattttacttgatgttcatcaATCGCTAGAATTTGTTATAGTTTCAGTTAGTTAGTCAGCTAGTTTCAGGGGTGCCCAGTAGTCTAAGTTAGCTAGGGATCATTTGTTAGATGAACTTGAATTCGTGTGAAGCAAAACTTGCTTGAATTATTGTACTGATATTCTCAGGGGCCCTATTTAGTGTTCATGCtctattttctttgtttttattcttcagttaacagagtacacacccaaattcagtttctagtaaaaaataaaactgggctgccgaatagatgttgggccgtGAGAAAATGGGCCCTGAGAAAATAACCATGCCCAAAATAGTGACCAGCCCGCccgcgtaggggcaccagcccacccGCGTAGCGGCACCAGCCCACCTCTAACTTTGTCAAATAAAATGTTACTTATTTTTACTTTGGACtttttcttgcactaaattttgtgatggatcattttttgaTGCAATAAAACGAAATGTTAattgtttttatgcatgtctactgttccatgaactaaatgagttgcatgaagtaaattagtttgcatttcctagtggcatgtccatagtgggtttgcatggggctcctagttgcatgtccatggtttggccaatattttgaagatggtgtgtgtgtgtgtggtgagaTTGAGGTGTAGCAACCGGGCCCGTAGCAACC
This genomic window contains:
- the LOC123162355 gene encoding putrescine hydroxycinnamoyltransferase 1: MTKVEVVESTLVAPSEETPRRAVWLSNLDLAVPKTHTPLVYYYPAPAPDSDSASFFSPERLRAALARALVLFYPLAGRLDRDDGGRLQIDCNGEGALFVVARAPDVAGDDLFGSSYEPSPEIRRMFVPFAPSGEPPCLMSMFQVTFLKCGGVVLGTGIHHVTMDGMGAFHFIQTWTGLARGLALSDACLSPPFHDRTLLLARSPPHPKFDHPVYSPAYLNGAPRPFVTRVYSVSPKLLADLKSRCAPGVSTYGAVTAHLWRCMCVARGLAPGSDTRLRVPANIRHRLRPQLPRQFFGNAIVRDLVTVKVGDVLSQPLGYVADMIRKAVDHVDDAYTRSVIDYLEVESEKGSQAARGQLMPESDLWVVSWLGMPMYDADFGWGAPRFVAPAQMFGSGTAYVTQHGADRDDGIAVLFALEPEYLQCFQDVFYGE